From Kineosporia sp. NBRC 101731, one genomic window encodes:
- a CDS encoding MMPL family transporter → MELFDGGTKRRLPHLVGPRLSWLVVLVAVVFSGLALALPITAQESDAGVANVPTSAESRQAEQVRDDLGGSEIVPAIVVIDRTGQGGPKLTDDDRATVETLVKSLQRYAVEGSSVFQQYSDDGAAAIVGVPLSARASNDELVATVGDMRTYLGQELTGGLRAQVTGGPAFTVDLAGVFDGADTRLLMVTALVVAVLLLLTYRSPWLWLVPLIVVGVADQVAVSVVAIGTKVLPFTTDGASVGITSVLVFGAGTNYALLLIARYREELRRHENRYEAMRIAVDRAAPAILASSGTVVLALLCLGFAQSPSSRNIGLGGALGIVTAVLYALLVLPAAMTVPGRRLFWPFVPRAGQEVAERSGFWWRVAEGVTRRPVLVGSASLVLLAVLMIPLVGLRTGLSQTEQFRATPESVTGQETLGEHFPAGSSQPTIVVVARDAAEKAQTALADLDGVRSARPEQSTSATADRTVIDVVLDAAPASDAAFGTIERIRTTVDGIDPQALVGGSDAQALDADRIADRDRRIVIPLVLLVVLAVLLVLLRSLVAAVLLVLTVVATYAAAMGAAWFAFDRWFGFPALDLIVPLMAFLFLVALGVDYNIFLTTRAREEAAKSPEDVARGPISLALAVTGGVITSAGILLAAVFAVLGVLPLITLTQIGVIVGFGVLLDTLLVRSVLVPALVTLLGRWFWWPGELSRRPAEQEEPEKTPVQPMR, encoded by the coding sequence GTGGAACTATTCGACGGTGGAACTAAGCGCCGATTGCCGCATCTGGTGGGCCCGCGACTGAGCTGGCTGGTCGTACTCGTCGCCGTGGTGTTCTCCGGTCTCGCCCTCGCCCTGCCGATCACCGCGCAGGAGTCGGACGCCGGGGTGGCCAACGTGCCCACCAGCGCCGAGTCCCGGCAGGCCGAGCAGGTGCGCGACGACCTCGGGGGCAGCGAGATCGTCCCCGCGATCGTGGTGATCGATCGCACCGGCCAGGGGGGCCCGAAGCTCACCGACGACGACCGCGCTACGGTCGAGACCCTGGTCAAGAGTCTCCAGCGCTACGCCGTCGAGGGTTCGTCGGTGTTCCAGCAGTACTCCGACGACGGGGCGGCCGCGATCGTCGGGGTGCCGCTGTCGGCCCGGGCCTCCAACGACGAACTGGTCGCGACGGTCGGCGACATGCGCACCTACCTGGGCCAGGAGCTGACCGGCGGCCTGCGCGCCCAGGTGACCGGCGGCCCGGCCTTCACCGTCGACCTGGCCGGAGTGTTCGACGGCGCCGACACCCGGCTGCTGATGGTCACCGCCCTGGTCGTCGCCGTGCTCCTGCTCCTGACCTACCGCAGCCCCTGGCTGTGGCTGGTGCCCCTGATCGTGGTCGGGGTCGCCGATCAGGTGGCCGTCTCCGTCGTGGCCATCGGCACGAAGGTGCTGCCGTTCACCACCGACGGCGCCTCGGTCGGCATCACCTCGGTGCTGGTGTTCGGCGCCGGCACGAACTACGCCCTGCTGCTCATCGCCCGTTACCGCGAGGAGCTGCGGCGTCACGAGAACCGCTACGAGGCCATGCGGATCGCCGTCGACCGGGCCGCCCCGGCGATCCTGGCCAGCTCCGGCACGGTCGTACTCGCGCTGCTGTGCCTGGGCTTCGCGCAGAGCCCTTCCAGCCGCAACATCGGCCTGGGCGGCGCGCTCGGCATCGTCACCGCCGTCCTGTACGCCCTGCTCGTGCTGCCCGCCGCCATGACCGTGCCCGGCCGGCGACTGTTCTGGCCGTTCGTGCCGCGAGCCGGGCAGGAGGTGGCCGAGCGCTCCGGGTTCTGGTGGCGCGTGGCCGAGGGCGTCACCCGGCGTCCCGTGCTGGTGGGTTCCGCGAGCCTGGTCCTGCTCGCCGTCCTGATGATCCCCCTGGTCGGCCTGCGCACCGGCCTCTCACAGACCGAGCAGTTCCGGGCCACCCCGGAGTCGGTCACCGGCCAGGAGACCCTGGGCGAGCACTTCCCCGCCGGATCGTCCCAGCCCACGATCGTGGTGGTCGCCCGGGACGCCGCCGAGAAGGCGCAGACCGCGCTCGCGGACCTCGACGGGGTGCGCTCGGCCCGGCCCGAGCAGAGCACCTCCGCCACCGCCGACCGCACCGTCATCGACGTGGTGCTCGACGCGGCCCCGGCCTCCGACGCCGCGTTCGGCACGATCGAGCGGATCCGCACCACCGTGGACGGGATCGATCCGCAGGCACTGGTGGGTGGCTCCGACGCCCAGGCCCTGGACGCCGACCGGATCGCCGACCGCGACCGCCGCATCGTCATCCCGCTGGTGCTGCTCGTCGTGCTGGCCGTGCTGCTGGTCCTGCTGCGCTCCCTGGTCGCGGCGGTGCTGCTGGTGCTGACCGTGGTGGCCACCTACGCCGCCGCGATGGGCGCCGCCTGGTTCGCGTTCGACCGCTGGTTCGGCTTCCCCGCGCTCGACCTGATCGTGCCCCTCATGGCCTTCCTGTTCCTGGTGGCCCTGGGCGTCGACTACAACATCTTCCTCACCACCAGGGCCCGGGAGGAAGCCGCGAAATCGCCGGAAGACGTGGCCCGTGGCCCGATCTCGCTAGCCCTGGCGGTGACCGGAGGGGTGATCACCAGCGCCGGCATCCTGCTCGCGGCGGTGTTCGCGGTGCTCGGGGTGCTGCCCCTGATCACCCTCACCCAGATCGGCGTGATCGTCGGGTTCGGCGTGCTGCTCGACACCCTGCTGGTGCGCAGCGTGCTGGTCCCGGCCCTGGTCACCCTGCTCGGGCGCTGGTTCTGGTGGCCGGGCGAACTGTCCCGCCGGCCCGCCGAGCAGGAAGAACCGGAGAAGACCCCGGTGCAGCCCATGCGGTGA
- a CDS encoding dihydrofolate reductase family protein, giving the protein MRELTYYVATSLDGRIAAPDGDWSAFPAEGDHLEAIVREYADTLPSHVHEALGAHADTSRFDTVFMGWGTYTPAREAGIDSPYAHLRQVVASRQPRPVPGSIELTADPAGRIAELKQERGSGIWLAGGGTLAGALIDQIDRLVLKINPVVLGAGIPLFGGIPYLPTRFERIGWRPFESGVVFAEYARR; this is encoded by the coding sequence ATGCGGGAGCTGACCTACTACGTGGCAACGAGTCTCGACGGCCGGATCGCCGCCCCCGACGGGGACTGGAGCGCCTTCCCGGCCGAGGGCGACCACCTGGAGGCCATCGTCCGCGAGTACGCCGACACCCTGCCCAGCCACGTGCACGAGGCGCTGGGAGCCCACGCCGACACCTCGCGGTTCGACACGGTCTTCATGGGCTGGGGCACCTACACACCCGCCCGGGAGGCCGGGATCGACAGCCCGTACGCGCACCTGCGGCAGGTCGTCGCCTCCCGGCAGCCCCGGCCGGTCCCGGGGAGTATCGAACTCACAGCCGATCCCGCCGGCCGGATCGCGGAACTGAAGCAGGAGCGGGGCTCCGGCATCTGGCTGGCCGGCGGAGGCACCCTGGCCGGTGCCCTGATCGACCAGATCGACCGGCTCGTGCTGAAGATCAACCCGGTCGTGCTCGGCGCGGGTATCCCGCTGTTCGGTGGGATTCCCTACCTTCCAACGCGTTTCGAACGGATCGGCTGGCGCCCGTTCGAGTCCGGAGTGGTTTTCGCCGAATATGCCCGGCGCTGA
- a CDS encoding LuxR family transcriptional regulator, with protein sequence MTVTASQLDDTRRMFAQLRCLAGATSDPEAKRHLQQKASLLLEGLSPSGLSSSSTSRPRRSRVVYPQHLTGREVDVLAVVGVGATNSEAAERLGVTTETVKGYLRTAMHKLQATNRYSAVQSARQQRFIP encoded by the coding sequence ATGACCGTCACGGCGTCGCAGCTCGACGACACCCGGCGCATGTTCGCGCAGCTGCGCTGCCTGGCCGGTGCCACGAGCGATCCGGAGGCGAAACGGCATCTGCAGCAGAAGGCGTCCTTGCTGCTGGAGGGCCTGTCCCCGTCCGGGCTGTCCTCCTCGTCGACCAGCCGGCCCCGGCGTAGCCGGGTCGTCTATCCCCAGCACCTGACCGGGCGGGAGGTCGACGTGCTGGCCGTGGTCGGGGTGGGCGCCACCAACAGCGAGGCGGCCGAGCGCCTGGGGGTGACCACCGAGACGGTCAAGGGCTATCTGCGCACCGCGATGCACAAACTCCAGGCGACGAACCGGTACAGCGCCGTTCAGTCGGCACGTCAGCAGCGCTTCATCCCGTGA